A portion of the Scylla paramamosain isolate STU-SP2022 chromosome 2, ASM3559412v1, whole genome shotgun sequence genome contains these proteins:
- the LOC135109000 gene encoding rho GTPase-activating protein 7-like isoform X3 yields the protein MSGAEAVADRRFFRSLSHKPGLSWKPRRVERFWMSLRETRLAELEALEACKWLRAAGFPQYAQMYEELQFPLDLVSVERDHSFLERDSLQALFRRLTALNRCARIRLDSARKSKAEESDDDEDLVAISDNWLFQRQSRRWSRLDQERSPRSGGGGESQGLEVPDEALLSQFKRSGSERLKDGAKAFLRRMESLKNKKKKRHRDGVVIISSPKLVDEAGMRERVGHLGCVDLPTEASPMLTSHSTTTTSPTSTPAAAASTTITTIPATATTTITTTTTTRELMGEDSSDHSQGSTPLSRARRRRRLPRRGAGGTEAGGGSGAHSDSEYSPQTWRHHYLTDANSNTMASPAPASSSPKHQRGSRGSGSRSGQVRHTGSLNYGKESQSAREHFLASIRGGVDKASGEDQASPPPSPSEDRHSVYDNVPLIICNKVYHDYQPEGLDSETSVPEGSGSSESRDSPLPSTHDDEDNDDSTSRGRATVERWHSFNRRSYQPVARQLGTQINGFSSGQMLHLRKRALLRLTALMERYCPSNRSGWNWELPKFMRKTKTPDYKERQVFGVPLQVVAQRTGQPLPPGIQAALQYLRATSLDQVGIFRKPGVRSRIQKLRELHEEREDVIYSSFSTCDIADMVKTYFRELPEVLLTNKLSEMFIAIFQYLPNEHRLEALQCAVLMLPDENREVLMALLTFLADVAANAPLNQMTASNLAVCLAPSLFHLNVGGSSGSSPLRRRPGSTPEQKDLHENMAAHQCLSLMILQVSQLQCVPVEMLSNCRFTYLEQSQPVCLEDLGMGSPGGPRNEGDWNSYMNACITSLFKEARDKSRGWVSMNCNDSEVEVLYRKVGDGHPLRLWRATTEVEAPPAELLNRVIRERHLWDDSLFKWRVVSRLDRQSEVFQYMCNSMPPRPPVDYCVLRHWRSDLARGSCVVVETSVEHVDAPMLVGGVRGIVLASRYLIQPCGSGKSRITHISRVDMRGRTPEWYNKIYGHVTATHLKHIRQSFQHHASGPESKV from the exons AGTTGGAAGCACTGGAGGCGTGCAAGTGGCTGAGGGCTGCAGGCTTCCCCCAGTATGCGCAGATGTACGAAg AGCTACAGTTCCCCCTGGACCTTGTGTCAGTGGAGAGGGATCACTCCTTCCTCGAGCGGGACTCCCTGCAGGCGCTCTTCAGGCGACTCACTGCTCTCAACCGCTGCGCCCGGATCAGACTCGACTCGGCCCGAAAGAGCAAG GCGGAGGAGAGTGACGATGATGAAGACTTGGTGGCGATCTCAGACAACTGGCTCTTCCAACGACAGTCCCGCCGCTGGTCCAGGTTGGATCAGGAACGATCCCCGCGCTCAG GTGGCGGTGGAGAGTCGCAAGGGCTCGAGGTGCCGGATGAGGCCTTGTTGTCTCAGTTCAAGCGCTCGGGGTCGGAGAGGCTGAAGGACGGAGCCAAGGCGTTCCTCAGAAGGATGGAGTCActcaagaacaagaaaaagaaaagacacaggGATGGCGTAGTAATAATCAGCAGCCCCAAG CTTGTGGATGAAGCAGGGATGCGGGAGAGGGTGGGTCACCTAGGTTGTGTTGACCTTCCCACTGAAGCCTCCCCCATGCTGACctcccactccaccaccaccacctcccccacatccacccctgccgctgctgcctccaccaccatcaccaccatcccagccactgccaccactaccatcaccaccaccactaccaccagagAGCTGATGGGAGAG GACTCCTCAGACCACTCTCAGGGCTCCACACCTCTGTCCCGCGCTCGCCGCCGCCGCAGGTTGCCACGCCGGGGAGCTGGTGggacagaagcaggaggaggcagcgggGCTCACAGTGACTCAGAGTATTCACCACAGACTTGGCGACACCACTACCTCACGGATGCAAACTCTAACACCATGGCTTCCCCG GCACCAGCGTCGTCATCTCCAAAGCATCAGCGGGGCAGCCGGGGCAGCGGGTCCAGGTCGGGGCAGGTGAGGCACACTGGCTCACTCAACTATGGGAAAGAGTCACAGAGCGCCAGGGAACACTTCTTGGCCAGCATTCgaggag gTGTAGACAAGGCCAGTGGGGAAGATCAGGCATCACCTCCCCCAAGCCCCAGTGAGGACCGGCACTCTGTATATGACAACGTGCCACTCATCATCTGCAACAAGGTGTACCACGACTATCAACCAGAAGGCCTGGACTCTG AGACTAGTGTTCCCGAAGGCTCTGGGAGCAGTGAGAGCAGAGACTCGCCACTGCCTTCCACCCACGATGATGAAGACAATGATGACTCCACCTCTCGTGGCAG AGCCACTGTGGAACGATGGCATAGTTTTAACAGGAGATCCTACCAACCTGTTGCCCGCCAGCTGGGCACTCAGATCAATGGCTTTAGTTCAGGTCAGATGCTTCACCTGCGCAAGAGAGCACTTCTAAG GCTAACAGCATTGATGGAGCGTTACTGCCCCAGCAACCGCAGTGGCTGGAACTGGGAACTGCCCAAGTTTATGCGTAAAACAAAGACACCAGACTACAAGGAGCGGCAGGTATTTGGGGTGCCTCTGCAGGTGGTGGCCCAGCGCACCGGCCAGCCCCTCCCTCCAGGCATCCAGGCAGCACTTCAGTACCTAAGGGCCACCAGCCTTGACCAG GTTGGCATTTTCCGCAAGCCTGGCGTTCGCTCTCGCATCCAGAAGCTGCGGGAGCTGcacgaggaaagggaagatgtgATCTACTCTTCCTTCAGCACGTGTGACATTGCGGACATGGTCAAGACCTACTTCAGGGAGCTGCCTGAGGTCCTCCTCACCAACAAACTCTCAGAAATGTTCATTGCCATCTTCCAGT ATCTACCTAATGAGCACCGACTAGAGGCCTTGCAATGTGCAGTGCTGATGTTGCCTGACGAGAATAGAGAGGTGCTGATGGCGCTGCTAACCTTCCTTGCTGATGTGGCTGCCAATGCACCCCTAAaccag ATGACGGCAAGCAACTTGGCTGTGTGTCTGGCTCCATCACTTTTCCATTTGAATGTTGGCGGATCATCAGGTTCAAGTCCACTGCGGCGGCGGCCAGGCAGCACACCAGAACAGAAGGACCTTCATGAAAATATGGCTGCCCACCAATGCCTCAGCCTTATGATACTACAG GTGAGCCAACTTCAGTGTGTCCCAGTGGAAATGCTGTCCAATTGTCGCTTCACTTACCTGGAGCAGAGTCAGCCAGTCTGCTTAGAGGACCTTGGGATGGGCTCCCCTGGAGGCCCCAGAAATGAAGGCGACTGGAACTCCTACATGAATGCTTGTATCACCTCACTCTTCAAGGAAGCCAGAGACAA ATCCCGAGGATGGGTGAGCATGAACTGCAATGACTCAGAAGTGGAGGTGTTGTACCGCAAAGTTGGGGATGGTCACCCTCTCAGGCTGTGGCGTGCTACCACGGAGGTGGAAGCACCACCTGCAGAACTGCTAAATAGGGTTATCAGAGAAAG ACACCTGTGGGATGACAGCTTGTTCAAGTGGCGGGTTGTGAGTCGCCTTGACCGCCAGTCTGAGGTGTTCCAGTACATGTGTAACTCAATGCCACCTCGGCCACCAGTCGACTACTGTGTACTCAG GCACTGGCGCAGTGATCTTGCACGAGGCAGCTGTGTAGTAGTGGAGACCTCCGTGGAGCACGTAGATGCACCAATGCTTGTGGGAGGTGTGCGAGGCATTGTCCTTGCCTCTCGCTACCTCATCCAGCCCTGTGGCTCTGGCAAGTCCAGGATTACCCACATTTCCCGTGTGGACATGAG GGGCAGGACCCCTGAATGGTATAACAAGATCTACGGTCATGTGACTGCCACTCACCTGAAGCACATCAGGCAGAGCTTCCAGCACCACGCCAGTGGCCCTGAGAGCAAAGTTTAG
- the LOC135109000 gene encoding rho GTPase-activating protein 7-like isoform X1, producing the protein MSGAEAVADRRFFRSLSHKPGLSWKPRRVERFWMSLRETRLAELEALEACKWLRAAGFPQYAQMYEELQFPLDLVSVERDHSFLERDSLQALFRRLTALNRCARIRLDSARKSKAEESDDDEDLVAISDNWLFQRQSRRWSRLDQERSPRSGGGGESQGLEVPDEALLSQFKRSGSERLKDGAKAFLRRMESLKNKKKKRHRDGVVIISSPKLVDEAGMRERVGHLGCVDLPTEASPMLTSHSTTTTSPTSTPAAAASTTITTIPATATTTITTTTTTRELMGEDSSDHSQGSTPLSRARRRRRLPRRGAGGTEAGGGSGAHSDSEYSPQTWRHHYLTDANSNTMASPAPASSSPKHQRGSRGSGSRSGQVRHTGSLNYGKESQSAREHFLASIRGGVDKASGEDQASPPPSPSEDRHSVYDNVPLIICNKVYHDYQPEGLDSETSVPEGSGSSESRDSPLPSTHDDEDNDDSTSRGRATVERWHSFNRRSYQPVARQLGTQINGFSSGQMLHLRKRALLRLTALMERYCPSNRSGWNWELPKFMRKTKTPDYKERQVFGVPLQVVAQRTGQPLPPGIQAALQYLRATSLDQVGIFRKPGVRSRIQKLRELHEEREDVIYSSFSTCDIADMVKTYFRELPEVLLTNKLSEMFIAIFQYLPNEHRLEALQCAVLMLPDENREVLMALLTFLADVAANAPLNQFDLDKIVINKHHSVTLWQMTASNLAVCLAPSLFHLNVGGSSGSSPLRRRPGSTPEQKDLHENMAAHQCLSLMILQVSQLQCVPVEMLSNCRFTYLEQSQPVCLEDLGMGSPGGPRNEGDWNSYMNACITSLFKEARDKSRGWVSMNCNDSEVEVLYRKVGDGHPLRLWRATTEVEAPPAELLNRVIRERHLWDDSLFKWRVVSRLDRQSEVFQYMCNSMPPRPPVDYCVLRHWRSDLARGSCVVVETSVEHVDAPMLVGGVRGIVLASRYLIQPCGSGKSRITHISRVDMRGRTPEWYNKIYGHVTATHLKHIRQSFQHHASGPESKV; encoded by the exons AGTTGGAAGCACTGGAGGCGTGCAAGTGGCTGAGGGCTGCAGGCTTCCCCCAGTATGCGCAGATGTACGAAg AGCTACAGTTCCCCCTGGACCTTGTGTCAGTGGAGAGGGATCACTCCTTCCTCGAGCGGGACTCCCTGCAGGCGCTCTTCAGGCGACTCACTGCTCTCAACCGCTGCGCCCGGATCAGACTCGACTCGGCCCGAAAGAGCAAG GCGGAGGAGAGTGACGATGATGAAGACTTGGTGGCGATCTCAGACAACTGGCTCTTCCAACGACAGTCCCGCCGCTGGTCCAGGTTGGATCAGGAACGATCCCCGCGCTCAG GTGGCGGTGGAGAGTCGCAAGGGCTCGAGGTGCCGGATGAGGCCTTGTTGTCTCAGTTCAAGCGCTCGGGGTCGGAGAGGCTGAAGGACGGAGCCAAGGCGTTCCTCAGAAGGATGGAGTCActcaagaacaagaaaaagaaaagacacaggGATGGCGTAGTAATAATCAGCAGCCCCAAG CTTGTGGATGAAGCAGGGATGCGGGAGAGGGTGGGTCACCTAGGTTGTGTTGACCTTCCCACTGAAGCCTCCCCCATGCTGACctcccactccaccaccaccacctcccccacatccacccctgccgctgctgcctccaccaccatcaccaccatcccagccactgccaccactaccatcaccaccaccactaccaccagagAGCTGATGGGAGAG GACTCCTCAGACCACTCTCAGGGCTCCACACCTCTGTCCCGCGCTCGCCGCCGCCGCAGGTTGCCACGCCGGGGAGCTGGTGggacagaagcaggaggaggcagcgggGCTCACAGTGACTCAGAGTATTCACCACAGACTTGGCGACACCACTACCTCACGGATGCAAACTCTAACACCATGGCTTCCCCG GCACCAGCGTCGTCATCTCCAAAGCATCAGCGGGGCAGCCGGGGCAGCGGGTCCAGGTCGGGGCAGGTGAGGCACACTGGCTCACTCAACTATGGGAAAGAGTCACAGAGCGCCAGGGAACACTTCTTGGCCAGCATTCgaggag gTGTAGACAAGGCCAGTGGGGAAGATCAGGCATCACCTCCCCCAAGCCCCAGTGAGGACCGGCACTCTGTATATGACAACGTGCCACTCATCATCTGCAACAAGGTGTACCACGACTATCAACCAGAAGGCCTGGACTCTG AGACTAGTGTTCCCGAAGGCTCTGGGAGCAGTGAGAGCAGAGACTCGCCACTGCCTTCCACCCACGATGATGAAGACAATGATGACTCCACCTCTCGTGGCAG AGCCACTGTGGAACGATGGCATAGTTTTAACAGGAGATCCTACCAACCTGTTGCCCGCCAGCTGGGCACTCAGATCAATGGCTTTAGTTCAGGTCAGATGCTTCACCTGCGCAAGAGAGCACTTCTAAG GCTAACAGCATTGATGGAGCGTTACTGCCCCAGCAACCGCAGTGGCTGGAACTGGGAACTGCCCAAGTTTATGCGTAAAACAAAGACACCAGACTACAAGGAGCGGCAGGTATTTGGGGTGCCTCTGCAGGTGGTGGCCCAGCGCACCGGCCAGCCCCTCCCTCCAGGCATCCAGGCAGCACTTCAGTACCTAAGGGCCACCAGCCTTGACCAG GTTGGCATTTTCCGCAAGCCTGGCGTTCGCTCTCGCATCCAGAAGCTGCGGGAGCTGcacgaggaaagggaagatgtgATCTACTCTTCCTTCAGCACGTGTGACATTGCGGACATGGTCAAGACCTACTTCAGGGAGCTGCCTGAGGTCCTCCTCACCAACAAACTCTCAGAAATGTTCATTGCCATCTTCCAGT ATCTACCTAATGAGCACCGACTAGAGGCCTTGCAATGTGCAGTGCTGATGTTGCCTGACGAGAATAGAGAGGTGCTGATGGCGCTGCTAACCTTCCTTGCTGATGTGGCTGCCAATGCACCCCTAAaccag TTTGATCTTGACAAAATTGTCATCAACAAACATCACAGTGTGACACTTTGGCAGATGACGGCAAGCAACTTGGCTGTGTGTCTGGCTCCATCACTTTTCCATTTGAATGTTGGCGGATCATCAGGTTCAAGTCCACTGCGGCGGCGGCCAGGCAGCACACCAGAACAGAAGGACCTTCATGAAAATATGGCTGCCCACCAATGCCTCAGCCTTATGATACTACAG GTGAGCCAACTTCAGTGTGTCCCAGTGGAAATGCTGTCCAATTGTCGCTTCACTTACCTGGAGCAGAGTCAGCCAGTCTGCTTAGAGGACCTTGGGATGGGCTCCCCTGGAGGCCCCAGAAATGAAGGCGACTGGAACTCCTACATGAATGCTTGTATCACCTCACTCTTCAAGGAAGCCAGAGACAA ATCCCGAGGATGGGTGAGCATGAACTGCAATGACTCAGAAGTGGAGGTGTTGTACCGCAAAGTTGGGGATGGTCACCCTCTCAGGCTGTGGCGTGCTACCACGGAGGTGGAAGCACCACCTGCAGAACTGCTAAATAGGGTTATCAGAGAAAG ACACCTGTGGGATGACAGCTTGTTCAAGTGGCGGGTTGTGAGTCGCCTTGACCGCCAGTCTGAGGTGTTCCAGTACATGTGTAACTCAATGCCACCTCGGCCACCAGTCGACTACTGTGTACTCAG GCACTGGCGCAGTGATCTTGCACGAGGCAGCTGTGTAGTAGTGGAGACCTCCGTGGAGCACGTAGATGCACCAATGCTTGTGGGAGGTGTGCGAGGCATTGTCCTTGCCTCTCGCTACCTCATCCAGCCCTGTGGCTCTGGCAAGTCCAGGATTACCCACATTTCCCGTGTGGACATGAG GGGCAGGACCCCTGAATGGTATAACAAGATCTACGGTCATGTGACTGCCACTCACCTGAAGCACATCAGGCAGAGCTTCCAGCACCACGCCAGTGGCCCTGAGAGCAAAGTTTAG
- the LOC135109000 gene encoding rho GTPase-activating protein 7-like isoform X2, whose product MLLEGGTAPSHASPKLYGCRCVVCNELEALEACKWLRAAGFPQYAQMYEELQFPLDLVSVERDHSFLERDSLQALFRRLTALNRCARIRLDSARKSKAEESDDDEDLVAISDNWLFQRQSRRWSRLDQERSPRSGGGGESQGLEVPDEALLSQFKRSGSERLKDGAKAFLRRMESLKNKKKKRHRDGVVIISSPKLVDEAGMRERVGHLGCVDLPTEASPMLTSHSTTTTSPTSTPAAAASTTITTIPATATTTITTTTTTRELMGEDSSDHSQGSTPLSRARRRRRLPRRGAGGTEAGGGSGAHSDSEYSPQTWRHHYLTDANSNTMASPAPASSSPKHQRGSRGSGSRSGQVRHTGSLNYGKESQSAREHFLASIRGGVDKASGEDQASPPPSPSEDRHSVYDNVPLIICNKVYHDYQPEGLDSETSVPEGSGSSESRDSPLPSTHDDEDNDDSTSRGRATVERWHSFNRRSYQPVARQLGTQINGFSSGQMLHLRKRALLRLTALMERYCPSNRSGWNWELPKFMRKTKTPDYKERQVFGVPLQVVAQRTGQPLPPGIQAALQYLRATSLDQVGIFRKPGVRSRIQKLRELHEEREDVIYSSFSTCDIADMVKTYFRELPEVLLTNKLSEMFIAIFQYLPNEHRLEALQCAVLMLPDENREVLMALLTFLADVAANAPLNQFDLDKIVINKHHSVTLWQMTASNLAVCLAPSLFHLNVGGSSGSSPLRRRPGSTPEQKDLHENMAAHQCLSLMILQVSQLQCVPVEMLSNCRFTYLEQSQPVCLEDLGMGSPGGPRNEGDWNSYMNACITSLFKEARDKSRGWVSMNCNDSEVEVLYRKVGDGHPLRLWRATTEVEAPPAELLNRVIRERHLWDDSLFKWRVVSRLDRQSEVFQYMCNSMPPRPPVDYCVLRHWRSDLARGSCVVVETSVEHVDAPMLVGGVRGIVLASRYLIQPCGSGKSRITHISRVDMRGRTPEWYNKIYGHVTATHLKHIRQSFQHHASGPESKV is encoded by the exons AGTTGGAAGCACTGGAGGCGTGCAAGTGGCTGAGGGCTGCAGGCTTCCCCCAGTATGCGCAGATGTACGAAg AGCTACAGTTCCCCCTGGACCTTGTGTCAGTGGAGAGGGATCACTCCTTCCTCGAGCGGGACTCCCTGCAGGCGCTCTTCAGGCGACTCACTGCTCTCAACCGCTGCGCCCGGATCAGACTCGACTCGGCCCGAAAGAGCAAG GCGGAGGAGAGTGACGATGATGAAGACTTGGTGGCGATCTCAGACAACTGGCTCTTCCAACGACAGTCCCGCCGCTGGTCCAGGTTGGATCAGGAACGATCCCCGCGCTCAG GTGGCGGTGGAGAGTCGCAAGGGCTCGAGGTGCCGGATGAGGCCTTGTTGTCTCAGTTCAAGCGCTCGGGGTCGGAGAGGCTGAAGGACGGAGCCAAGGCGTTCCTCAGAAGGATGGAGTCActcaagaacaagaaaaagaaaagacacaggGATGGCGTAGTAATAATCAGCAGCCCCAAG CTTGTGGATGAAGCAGGGATGCGGGAGAGGGTGGGTCACCTAGGTTGTGTTGACCTTCCCACTGAAGCCTCCCCCATGCTGACctcccactccaccaccaccacctcccccacatccacccctgccgctgctgcctccaccaccatcaccaccatcccagccactgccaccactaccatcaccaccaccactaccaccagagAGCTGATGGGAGAG GACTCCTCAGACCACTCTCAGGGCTCCACACCTCTGTCCCGCGCTCGCCGCCGCCGCAGGTTGCCACGCCGGGGAGCTGGTGggacagaagcaggaggaggcagcgggGCTCACAGTGACTCAGAGTATTCACCACAGACTTGGCGACACCACTACCTCACGGATGCAAACTCTAACACCATGGCTTCCCCG GCACCAGCGTCGTCATCTCCAAAGCATCAGCGGGGCAGCCGGGGCAGCGGGTCCAGGTCGGGGCAGGTGAGGCACACTGGCTCACTCAACTATGGGAAAGAGTCACAGAGCGCCAGGGAACACTTCTTGGCCAGCATTCgaggag gTGTAGACAAGGCCAGTGGGGAAGATCAGGCATCACCTCCCCCAAGCCCCAGTGAGGACCGGCACTCTGTATATGACAACGTGCCACTCATCATCTGCAACAAGGTGTACCACGACTATCAACCAGAAGGCCTGGACTCTG AGACTAGTGTTCCCGAAGGCTCTGGGAGCAGTGAGAGCAGAGACTCGCCACTGCCTTCCACCCACGATGATGAAGACAATGATGACTCCACCTCTCGTGGCAG AGCCACTGTGGAACGATGGCATAGTTTTAACAGGAGATCCTACCAACCTGTTGCCCGCCAGCTGGGCACTCAGATCAATGGCTTTAGTTCAGGTCAGATGCTTCACCTGCGCAAGAGAGCACTTCTAAG GCTAACAGCATTGATGGAGCGTTACTGCCCCAGCAACCGCAGTGGCTGGAACTGGGAACTGCCCAAGTTTATGCGTAAAACAAAGACACCAGACTACAAGGAGCGGCAGGTATTTGGGGTGCCTCTGCAGGTGGTGGCCCAGCGCACCGGCCAGCCCCTCCCTCCAGGCATCCAGGCAGCACTTCAGTACCTAAGGGCCACCAGCCTTGACCAG GTTGGCATTTTCCGCAAGCCTGGCGTTCGCTCTCGCATCCAGAAGCTGCGGGAGCTGcacgaggaaagggaagatgtgATCTACTCTTCCTTCAGCACGTGTGACATTGCGGACATGGTCAAGACCTACTTCAGGGAGCTGCCTGAGGTCCTCCTCACCAACAAACTCTCAGAAATGTTCATTGCCATCTTCCAGT ATCTACCTAATGAGCACCGACTAGAGGCCTTGCAATGTGCAGTGCTGATGTTGCCTGACGAGAATAGAGAGGTGCTGATGGCGCTGCTAACCTTCCTTGCTGATGTGGCTGCCAATGCACCCCTAAaccag TTTGATCTTGACAAAATTGTCATCAACAAACATCACAGTGTGACACTTTGGCAGATGACGGCAAGCAACTTGGCTGTGTGTCTGGCTCCATCACTTTTCCATTTGAATGTTGGCGGATCATCAGGTTCAAGTCCACTGCGGCGGCGGCCAGGCAGCACACCAGAACAGAAGGACCTTCATGAAAATATGGCTGCCCACCAATGCCTCAGCCTTATGATACTACAG GTGAGCCAACTTCAGTGTGTCCCAGTGGAAATGCTGTCCAATTGTCGCTTCACTTACCTGGAGCAGAGTCAGCCAGTCTGCTTAGAGGACCTTGGGATGGGCTCCCCTGGAGGCCCCAGAAATGAAGGCGACTGGAACTCCTACATGAATGCTTGTATCACCTCACTCTTCAAGGAAGCCAGAGACAA ATCCCGAGGATGGGTGAGCATGAACTGCAATGACTCAGAAGTGGAGGTGTTGTACCGCAAAGTTGGGGATGGTCACCCTCTCAGGCTGTGGCGTGCTACCACGGAGGTGGAAGCACCACCTGCAGAACTGCTAAATAGGGTTATCAGAGAAAG ACACCTGTGGGATGACAGCTTGTTCAAGTGGCGGGTTGTGAGTCGCCTTGACCGCCAGTCTGAGGTGTTCCAGTACATGTGTAACTCAATGCCACCTCGGCCACCAGTCGACTACTGTGTACTCAG GCACTGGCGCAGTGATCTTGCACGAGGCAGCTGTGTAGTAGTGGAGACCTCCGTGGAGCACGTAGATGCACCAATGCTTGTGGGAGGTGTGCGAGGCATTGTCCTTGCCTCTCGCTACCTCATCCAGCCCTGTGGCTCTGGCAAGTCCAGGATTACCCACATTTCCCGTGTGGACATGAG GGGCAGGACCCCTGAATGGTATAACAAGATCTACGGTCATGTGACTGCCACTCACCTGAAGCACATCAGGCAGAGCTTCCAGCACCACGCCAGTGGCCCTGAGAGCAAAGTTTAG